The Engystomops pustulosus chromosome 4, aEngPut4.maternal, whole genome shotgun sequence genome contains a region encoding:
- the RASSF8 gene encoding ras association domain-containing protein 8, with protein sequence MELKVWVDGVQRIVCGVTEATTCQEVVIALAQAIGRTGRYTLIEKWRDSERHLAPHENPVISLNKWGQYASDVQLILRRTGPSFTDRPTSDSIAHVPERNLYRQSLPPLAKLRPQNDRSIKRREPKRKSLTFTGGAKGLMDIFGKGKESEFKQKLLNNCRTNGEDLKKLIHLQSEKLLNLEKQLDSNDAEVRYWEQKFKTGLEEELEKWEQKIKRNDVEIGEEDFWENEFQIEVENEKQLKEQLQEMTQRMLQCENQLKDYQSQIQKIESGIEAERLQMVMQESQINEEIVRGKIEKIKGEMDIQGQETIRLENGAKAVERSLGQAAKRLLEREQELEQLTKELRQVNLQQFIQQTGTKVTVLPAEPSEAEFPQPEKEPAFQSGSLKRPVTSRQLPSNLRILQNALSSGFNPEGIYV encoded by the exons ATGGAGCTCAAAGTATGGGTAGACGGGGTTCAGAGGATCGTGTGCGGGGTGACGGAGGCCACCACCTGCCAAGAAGTTGTCATCGCCCTGGCACAGGCCATAG GTCGCACTGGAAGATACACTTTGATAGAAAAATGGAGAGACTCGGAGAGGCACTTAGCTCCTCACGAGAACCCGGTCATCTCTCTGAACAAGTGGGGACAATATGCAAGCGACGTGCAGCTTATTCTGAGGCGAACCGGGCCGTCTTTTACCGACCGCCCTACGTCGGACAGCATCGCCCATGTGCCTGAGAGAAACTTATACAGGCAAAGCCTGCCCCCTCTGGCCAAGCTAAGGCCACAGAATGACCGCTCCATAAAGAGACGCGAACCAAAGAGGAAATCATTGACTTTTACCGGCGGAGCCAAAGGACTTATGGACATTTTCGGTAAAGGCAAAGAGTCTGAATTTAAGCAAAAGTTGCTTAATAATTGTAGGACCAACGGTGAGGACTTAAAGAAACTCATACACTTACAATCTGAAAAGCTCTTGAATCTTGAGAAGCAGCTGGACTCCAACGACGCCGAGGTGCGGTATTGGGAGCAGAAGTTCAAGACTGGCTTGGAGGAGGAGCTCGAGAAGTGGGAGCAGAAGATCAAACGCAACGACGTGGAGATCGGGGAGGAGGACTTCTGGGAAAATGAGTTTCAGATCGAGGTGGAAAATGAAAAGCAACTCAAGGAGCAACTCCAAGAGATGACCCAACGGATGCTCCAGTGCGAGAACCAGCTGAAGGACTACCAGAGTCAGATCCAGAAAATCGAAAGCGGGATCGAGGCCGAGAGGTTACAGATGGTGATGCAAGAGTCGCAAATCAACGAGGAAATCGTCAGGGGGAAAATCGAGAAGATCAAAGGCGAGATGGACATCCAGGGGCAGGAAACAATCCGGCTGGAGAACGGAGCCAAGGCTGTAGAGCGATCTCTGGGACAAGCCGCAAAGAGGTTATTG GAGCGGGAACAGGAACTCGAACAGTTGACCAAAGAACTCCGACAAGTGAATCTCCAGCAGTTCATCCAGCAGACCGGCACTAAGGTTACGGTGCTGCCCGCTGAGCCCAGCGAAGCCGAATTCCCACAGCCTGAAAAGG AGCCTGCATTCCAGTCGGGGTCTCTAAAACGACCTGTAACTTCGAGACAACTTCCAAGTAACTTACGGATCCTCCAGAACGCCTTGTCTTCAGGCTTCAACCCCGAGGGCATCTACGTATAA